From the Candidatus Latescibacter sp. genome, one window contains:
- a CDS encoding SH3 domain-containing protein → MKNSVKPAVLFLVISAFLSGSIQAQGQKKLIAAPDIVQPATAEMQHPEFWIARVKGDLDRVIMSREQIREFNRKNSTRSLETKDINGVSHTIDDVVVQGNFFGIHFRLEDPLEIKSMSGDSLRVWFKRTRDLVKSGTLWDRRWLPYPETSKQELLDSMNEATLPAVVHPRYGILVRNTLNRGVPTNVKLYTQQYGWLEMFQNADLDACLPVTILHKSKNGDWYYVKSEYAFGWVSTDNVAEGSIREIRRLAEPDDFIVALAHKVPVYVDREFKTWIMDLYQGSMLPLVKKSTSGYEVRAPFRQADGSLKEVTGWVKPGADVSIGFQPYTQRNVIATMFKLLNRSYGWGGVDHERDCVGAIKSVFRTFGIFVPRWTTFELYYTDHVTSFPANTPKEVKYRYLDQCEPGITVCGFNGHVVLYLGEVNGIHYVIHQNGYSYHDADGNEIRVGRVSVNHTELEGGADITRWTELSVFKP, encoded by the coding sequence ATGAAAAATTCAGTGAAGCCTGCCGTTTTATTTCTTGTAATATCGGCATTTCTTTCCGGTTCCATACAAGCGCAGGGGCAGAAAAAACTTATTGCAGCGCCGGATATTGTTCAACCTGCTACTGCAGAGATGCAGCATCCCGAATTCTGGATTGCACGCGTAAAAGGCGATCTCGACCGTGTCATCATGAGCAGGGAACAAATCAGGGAGTTCAACAGGAAAAACAGTACGAGGAGTCTGGAAACAAAGGATATAAACGGCGTTTCTCATACAATTGACGATGTTGTGGTGCAGGGGAATTTTTTCGGTATTCATTTCCGCCTTGAGGACCCGCTGGAAATAAAGTCCATGAGCGGCGACAGCCTGAGGGTCTGGTTCAAGCGAACACGGGATTTGGTGAAAAGCGGCACGTTATGGGACAGGCGCTGGCTGCCATATCCTGAAACTTCAAAGCAGGAACTTCTCGATTCCATGAATGAAGCAACCTTGCCCGCTGTTGTGCATCCACGGTACGGTATTCTCGTGCGCAACACATTGAACAGGGGCGTGCCTACGAATGTGAAACTTTATACTCAACAGTATGGCTGGCTCGAAATGTTTCAGAATGCCGATCTCGACGCTTGCCTGCCTGTCACGATTCTCCACAAGTCAAAAAACGGGGACTGGTATTATGTGAAGTCTGAGTATGCTTTCGGCTGGGTATCGACCGATAATGTCGCGGAAGGATCGATACGTGAGATAAGGCGGCTTGCCGAACCCGATGATTTCATCGTTGCACTCGCACACAAGGTTCCGGTGTATGTCGATCGGGAGTTCAAAACCTGGATAATGGATTTATACCAGGGCTCAATGCTCCCGCTCGTGAAAAAATCCACCTCCGGGTACGAGGTCCGTGCGCCGTTCCGTCAGGCTGACGGTTCACTCAAAGAAGTTACAGGGTGGGTGAAGCCTGGCGCTGATGTGAGTATCGGATTTCAGCCGTACACGCAGAGAAATGTCATCGCTACGATGTTCAAACTGCTAAACCGTTCCTATGGCTGGGGCGGCGTTGACCATGAACGTGACTGTGTGGGCGCAATAAAATCCGTATTCAGGACATTCGGGATATTCGTTCCCCGGTGGACCACCTTCGAGCTGTACTATACCGATCATGTGACCTCCTTCCCCGCGAACACTCCGAAAGAGGTGAAATACCGGTATCTCGATCAGTGTGAGCCTGGAATAACCGTATGCGGTTTTAACGGGCATGTCGTCCTCTATCTCGGAGAGGTCAATGGTATCCACTATGTTATACACCAGAACGGGTACAGCTACCATGATGCTGACGGAAACGAAATCCGTGTAGGCAGGGTTAGTGTGAACCATACTGAGCTTGAGGGCGGGGCGGATATAACTCGCTGGACAGAATTGTCTGTCTTTAAACCATAA